In Haliotis asinina isolate JCU_RB_2024 unplaced genomic scaffold, JCU_Hal_asi_v2 scaffold_17, whole genome shotgun sequence, a single genomic region encodes these proteins:
- the LOC137269857 gene encoding uncharacterized protein, producing the protein MSENTQTPQHHRSCPQENAGGAGRRADDSTAVDDATLVHQAAAIIDRLSQIATQVTSASKTHIQKRCAPPTSQEASTRSRETIREALQRESFSKPVEDIILQSWRNSTHQQYGSYLQKWMQFCNEQNADTFSPSLQQCLEFLASLYKKGLGYSAINTARSTLSTIVTVQNIPLGQHPIVTRFMKGVYNLRPALPRNKVTWDVSIVIGFLKSFEPESLQQLSMKLATLLLLLTGQRTQALHMIDQRNVEITDNCVNIRFGDLLKQSRPGYHQEELTIPSYPDKKLCLVTLLRLYLCRTEPIRGNETALFISTVKPYHRVSKDTIARWVKMTLTKAGINMRIFTPHSIRSASTTKASMKVPLSTILNTAGWSSQCTFAKFYKKPISNRHQFSEAVMA; encoded by the exons ATGAGTGAAAACACCCAAACCCCACAG CATCATCGGAGTTGTCCTCAAGAAAATGCAGGAGGAGCAGGCAGACGCGCTGATGATAGTACCGCTGTGGACGACGCAACCCTGGTTCACCAAGCTGCTGCAATTATTGACAGACTGTCCCAGATTGCTACCCAAGTCACCTCAGCTTCTAAAACTCACATACAGAAAAGATGTGCTCCACCCACTTCACAAGAAGCTTCAACTCGCAGCCGTGAAACTATCAGGGAAGCTCTCCAACGTGAAAGTTTTTCAAAGCCAGTTGAGGACATCATACTGCAGTCATGGCGAAATTCGACCCACCAACAGTATGGGAGTTATCTCCAAAAATGGATGCAATTTTGCAATGAACAAAATGCTGATACCTTTTCACCATCTCTCcaacaatgtttagagtttctTGCTAGCCTGTACAAGAAAGGACTCGGCTATTCAGCTATAAACACAGCTAGATCAACTCTATCAACAATAGTGACCGTTCAAAACATACCATTAGGACAACACCCGATTGTGACACGGTTCATGAAAGGAGTGTACAATCTAAGACCAGCATTGCCTCGAAACAAGGTGACATGGGATGTCAGCATTGTCATCGGCTTTCTCAAATCATTTGAGCCTGAGTCACTTCAACAGTTGTCAATGAAACTGGCAACACTACTATTACTGCTGACAGGGCAGAGAACTCAGGCTTTGCATATGATAGatcaaagaaatgttgaaataacagacaattgtGTGAACATTAGATTTGGTGATCTCCTGAAACAGTCCAGGCCAGGATATCACCAAGAAGAACTGACCATACCCAGTTATCCTGACAAAAAACTGTGTCTAGTTACCCTACTTAGACTGTATTTGTGTCGCACTGAACCTATCCGCGGAAATGAAACCGCCCTTTTCATATCCACTGTGAAACCTTATCACAGAGTTTCAAAGGACACAATTGCTAGATGGGTAAAAATGACTTTAACCAAAGCAGGTATAAACATGCGCATTTTTACCCCTCACAGTATCCGGTCAGCATCTACAACTAAAGCTTCAATGAAAGTCCCATTAAGTACCATTCTCAATACTGCTGGATGGAGTAGCCAATGTACATTTGCCAAATTCTATAAAAAACCTATATCCAACAGACATCAGTTCAGTGAAGCTGTCATGGCATAA